In Eretmochelys imbricata isolate rEreImb1 chromosome 18, rEreImb1.hap1, whole genome shotgun sequence, one genomic interval encodes:
- the LOC144277034 gene encoding espin-like protein, protein MTEEDIIRIEKQIESLQVMHKVQKVETELEQLEHEMQQLLPLSAALAKEHFTANPKRMQGQADDLPAWCSKISTLLKSMAILLAMLGGKAVNLADMVSPDTSEHTRQAASTSPKAAPLKEGSANIGRSQSFSCTREEVEKEIVQYGVSVKNLKANYELHTQCQLLEAVSSRVYKRKRSLPVGTMPYSHGREPILEEDYITSSDLFSALSEDAAADGIEPPSTLEQAPLPYCEAGPQPSRDTETQSAATEPFGEALFSADHLTRSLPVQTELSCVQDYIDMRKERIVYLFLEHWKKWTFTESVSHAHPKRKMGLAETLDSEVSAPLPMATGKKPSEDDRLLCFMKQRQVVGKLIAHWRTIISQVPTRQIRRLSRASMLYWPEHFLPHVCGSPAAYGSLTLDLFMLGYFQLLEMSMSREERKFRHLLCYEMFDRLGSHSWELIRQFHKVVMEEIEAGKRDWLDGFEDLKQEFFGDSLEPEPAAAAEPELPAGTQPPLLLHQESSQSLVSDAPQPAPAPDELGLASAPKSRESSIQLVSELGEFSNEDICRYIDRSFSFWKEKEAEMFDI, encoded by the coding sequence ATGACTGAGGAGGACATAATCCGCATTGAGAAGCAAATCGAGAGCCTCCAAGTGATGCACAAAGTTCAGAAGGTGGAGACGGAGCTGGAACAGCTGGAGCACGAAATGCAGCAGCTCCTACCACTCTCTGCTGCCTTGGCAAAGGAGCATTTCACGGCAAACCCCAAGCGCATGCAAGGCCAAGCCGATGACCTCCCGGCCTGGTGCAGCAAGATCTCCACTCTCCTAAAGAGCATGGCCATTCTCCTGGCTATGCTTGGGGGCAAGGCAGTCAACCTAGCAGATATGGTGAGCCCCGACACATCCGAGCACACGAGACAGGCCGCGAGCACCTCGCCCAAGGCAGCACCGCTAAAAGAGGGCTCTGCTAACATCGGGAGATCGCAGTCCTTCAGCTGCACtcgggaggaggtggagaaggagatTGTGCAATATGGTGTGTCGGTGAAGAACCTGAAGGCCAACTATGAGTTGCACACGCAGTGCCAGCTGCTGGAGGCTGTGTCCAGCAGGGTGTACAAGCGGAAGAGGTCCCTGCCTGTGGGAACCATGCCATACAGCCACGGCCGAGAGCCCATCCTGGAGGAGGATTATATAACGAGCAGCGATCTGTTCAGTGCACTAAGCGAAGATGCTGCAGCGGATGGCATAGAGCCACCCAGTACGCTAGAGCAGGCTCCCTTGCCCTACTGCGAAGCTGGGCCCCAGCCCTCCAGAGACACGGAGACACAGAGTGCAGCCACGGAGCCTTTCGGGGAGGCCCTATTTAGTgccgaccacctgaccagaagCCTCCCCGTGCAGACGGAGCTGAGCTGCGTGCAGGATTATATCGACATGCGGAAGGAGCGGATCGTCTACCTCTTCCTGGAGCACTGGAAGAAGTGGACGTTCACCGAGTCGGTTAGCCACGCTCACCCCAAGAGGAAAATGGGGCTCGCCGAAACGCTCGACTCAGAGGTCAGCGCCCCGCTCCCCATGGCGACCGGGAAGAAACCCAGTGAGGATGACCGGCTCTTGTGCTTCATGAAGCAAAGGCAGGTGGTGGGGAAGCTGATCGCCCACTGGAGAACCATCATCAGCCAGGTCCCGACGCGGCAGATCCGCCGCCTGAGCCGTGCTAGCATGTTGTACTGGCCCGAGCACTTCCTGCCGCACGTCTGTGGCTCCCCAGCAGCATACGGCAGCCTGACGCTGGACCTCTTCATGCTGGGCTACTTCCAGCTCCTGGAGATGAGCATGAGCCGCGAGGAGAGGAAGTTCCGGCACCTTCTGTGCTACGAGATGTTTGACCGGCtgggcagccacagctgggagctCATCCGCCAGTTCCACAAGGTGGTGATGGAGGAGATCGAGGCCGGGAAGCGGGACTGGCTGGATGGCTTCGAAGATCTCAAACAGGAGTTCTTTGGGGACAGCCTGGAGCCAGAGCCAGCGGCCGCAGCGGAACCAGAGCTCCCAGCAGGAACCCAGCCTCCACTGCTGCTCCATCAGGAATCCTCCCAGAGCTTAGTCAGTGATGCCCCACAGCCCGCTCCAGCGCCCGATGAACTGGGCCTTGCTTCTGCCCCTAAGAGCAGGGAGAGCTCCATCCAGCTAGTCTCCGAGCTAGGGGAGTTCA